Proteins encoded together in one Neobacillus sp. FSL H8-0543 window:
- a CDS encoding HU family DNA-binding protein, translating into MNKTELINAVAEASELSKKDATKAVDAVFDAILDALKNGDKVQLIGFGNFEVRERAARKGRNPQTGEEIDIAASKVPAFKPGKALKDAVK; encoded by the coding sequence ATGAACAAGACAGAACTAATTAACGCAGTAGCAGAAGCAAGTGAACTTTCTAAAAAAGACGCTACAAAAGCAGTTGATGCTGTTTTTGATGCAATTCTAGATGCTTTAAAAAATGGTGATAAAGTACAATTAATCGGTTTTGGTAACTTTGAAGTACGCGAGCGTGCAGCCCGTAAAGGTCGCAATCCTCAAACAGGTGAGGAAATTGATATCGCAGCTAGCAAAGTTCCTGCTTTCAAACCAGGTAAAGCGCTTAAAGACGCAGTAAAATAA
- the folE gene encoding GTP cyclohydrolase I FolE, whose product MSEINRTQIEEAVRLILEAIGEDPDREGLLDTPKRVAKMYQEVFSGLNDDPKKHFETIFSEDYEELVLVKDIPFYSMCEHHLVPFFGKAHVAYYPKDGRVTGLSKLARAVEAVAKRPQLQERITSTIAESMMEKLEPHGVMVIVEAEHMCMTMRGVKKPGSKTVTTAVRGTLANDATARSEILALIRN is encoded by the coding sequence ATGTCAGAAATAAACCGTACCCAAATTGAAGAAGCGGTGCGTTTAATATTGGAAGCAATAGGAGAAGATCCAGACCGAGAAGGACTGCTCGATACACCAAAAAGAGTAGCAAAAATGTACCAAGAAGTTTTTAGTGGTTTAAATGATGATCCAAAGAAACATTTTGAGACGATCTTTAGTGAAGACTATGAAGAATTAGTTTTAGTAAAAGATATTCCATTTTATTCGATGTGCGAGCATCACCTTGTACCGTTTTTTGGAAAAGCACATGTTGCCTATTATCCGAAAGATGGCCGAGTTACGGGACTGAGTAAATTAGCCAGGGCTGTAGAGGCTGTAGCGAAAAGGCCTCAATTGCAGGAAAGAATTACATCCACAATCGCAGAAAGCATGATGGAAAAGTTAGAGCCTCATGGAGTTATGGTGATTGTAGAAGCTGAGCATATGTGTATGACCATGCGCGGGGTAAAAAAACCAGGCTCTAAAACTGTCACAACGGCCGTTCGTGGCACGTTAGCCAATGATGCGACTGCACGTTCAGAAATACTTGCATTAATTCGGAATTAA
- a CDS encoding demethylmenaquinone methyltransferase, which produces MQQSKEQRVHKVFEKISDNYDKMNSVISFQQHIKWRKDTMKRMNVKPGSKALDVCCGTADWTIALADAVGPTGDVTGLDFSQNMLNVGVEKVKELGLKQVKLVHGNAMELPFPDNSFDYATIGFGLRNVPDYLQVLKEMRRVVKPGGIVVCLETSQPTLIGYRQLYFFYFRYIMPMFGKLFAKSYKEYSWLQESARDFPGMKELARMFESAGLKDVMYKPYSGGAAAVHMGYKK; this is translated from the coding sequence ATGCAGCAATCGAAAGAACAAAGAGTTCATAAGGTGTTTGAAAAAATATCTGACAACTACGATAAAATGAACTCAGTCATTAGTTTTCAACAGCACATCAAATGGCGCAAAGACACCATGAAGAGGATGAATGTCAAGCCGGGATCGAAAGCCCTAGACGTTTGCTGTGGAACAGCTGACTGGACGATTGCATTAGCCGACGCCGTTGGTCCAACTGGCGATGTTACTGGTTTAGATTTTAGCCAAAACATGCTTAATGTTGGGGTTGAAAAGGTAAAAGAACTGGGGCTGAAGCAGGTAAAACTAGTGCACGGAAATGCGATGGAACTACCTTTCCCTGATAATAGTTTCGATTATGCAACAATTGGCTTTGGATTAAGAAATGTTCCTGATTATTTACAGGTACTAAAAGAAATGCGTAGAGTAGTTAAACCAGGCGGCATTGTTGTTTGTCTTGAAACCTCTCAACCGACGTTAATTGGCTATAGACAACTTTACTTTTTTTACTTCCGATACATTATGCCGATGTTTGGGAAATTATTTGCTAAAAGCTATAAAGAATATTCGTGGCTGCAAGAATCAGCAAGGGACTTTCCAGGTATGAAAGAACTAGCACGTATGTTTGAAAGTGCAGGCTTAAAAGATGTAATGTATAAACCATATAGTGGTGGAGCTGCTGCAGTTCATATGGGGTATAAGAAGTAA
- the spoIVA gene encoding stage IV sporulation protein A has protein sequence MEKVDVFKDIAERTGGDIYLGVVGAVRTGKSTFIKKFMELVVLPNIENEAERSRTQDELPQSAAGKTIMTTEPKFVPNQAVSVHVEEGLNVNIRLVDCVGYTVPGAKGYEDENGPRMINTPWYEEPIPFHEAAEIGTRKVIQEHSTIGVVVTTDGTIGEIPRSNYIEAEERVINELKEVGKPFIMVVNSAQPYHPSTETLRASLADKYDIPVISMSVESMRDSDVLNVLREALYEFPVLEVNVNLPSWVMVLRENHWLRESYQEAVKETVKDIKRLRDVDRVVQQFSDFDYIERAGLAGIEMGQGVAEIDLFAPDELYDDILKEIVGVEIRGKDHLLELMQDFAHAKAEYDHIADALKMVKQTGYGIASPSLSDMSLEEPEIIRQGARFGVRLRAVAPSIHMIKVDVESEFAPIIGTEKQSEELVRYLMQDFEDDPLSIWNSDIFGRSLSSIVREGIQAKLSLMPENARYKLKETLERIINEGSGGLIAIIL, from the coding sequence TTGGAAAAGGTTGATGTGTTTAAAGATATTGCCGAAAGAACCGGCGGTGATATTTATTTAGGAGTTGTAGGTGCTGTTCGAACAGGTAAATCCACGTTTATTAAAAAATTTATGGAACTGGTGGTATTGCCGAATATAGAAAATGAAGCAGAGAGATCTAGAACACAGGATGAGCTGCCTCAGAGTGCTGCAGGAAAAACAATCATGACTACTGAGCCGAAATTTGTTCCTAACCAGGCAGTATCTGTCCATGTTGAGGAAGGTCTGAATGTAAATATTAGACTTGTGGATTGTGTAGGGTATACAGTCCCGGGGGCTAAGGGCTATGAGGATGAGAATGGTCCTAGAATGATAAATACACCTTGGTATGAGGAGCCAATTCCCTTTCATGAGGCTGCTGAAATTGGTACGCGTAAAGTAATACAAGAGCATTCTACCATTGGTGTAGTTGTTACAACTGACGGAACAATTGGAGAGATTCCAAGAAGTAATTATATTGAGGCTGAAGAACGAGTCATTAATGAGCTGAAGGAAGTGGGTAAACCGTTCATTATGGTTGTGAACAGCGCACAGCCTTACCATCCAAGTACTGAGACGCTTAGAGCCAGCTTAGCAGATAAATACGACATTCCTGTCATCTCGATGAGTGTAGAAAGTATGCGCGATAGCGATGTTCTGAATGTCCTGCGTGAGGCGCTTTATGAATTCCCTGTCCTCGAGGTTAACGTTAATCTGCCTAGCTGGGTAATGGTGTTAAGAGAGAACCATTGGCTGCGCGAAAGCTATCAAGAAGCAGTAAAAGAGACTGTTAAGGATATAAAAAGATTAAGAGATGTGGATAGAGTGGTCCAGCAATTTAGCGACTTTGATTACATTGAAAGAGCTGGTTTGGCTGGAATTGAAATGGGGCAAGGCGTGGCTGAAATTGATTTGTTTGCTCCAGACGAACTCTACGACGATATTTTAAAAGAAATCGTTGGAGTAGAGATTAGAGGGAAGGATCACCTTCTTGAGCTTATGCAGGATTTTGCACATGCGAAGGCAGAATATGACCATATTGCTGATGCCTTAAAGATGGTTAAGCAAACTGGCTATGGTATTGCCTCTCCGTCACTTTCAGATATGAGCTTAGAAGAGCCAGAGATTATCCGTCAGGGTGCCAGATTCGGTGTAAGATTGAGAGCAGTTGCACCTTCTATTCACATGATAAAAGTGGATGTTGAGTCTGAATTTGCACCAATCATTGGTACCGAAAAACAAAGTGAAGAACTAGTCCGCTACTTAATGCAGGATTTTGAAGATGATCCGTTATCCATTTGGAATTCTGATATCTTCGGAAGATCCCTAAGCTCGATCGTCCGTGAAGGGATTCAGGCGAAGCTGTCATTAATGCCAGAAAATGCAAGATATAAACTAAAAGAAACACTAGAGAGAATTATTAACGAAGGTTCAGGCGGCTTAATCGCGATTATTCTATAA
- the hepT gene encoding heptaprenyl diphosphate synthase component II, with protein MKLKMMYSFLNSDINIIEKNLEATIQADSILLKEASLHTLKAGGKRIRPIFVLLAGKFGNYDINVMKNVAVALELIHMASLVHDDVIDDADLRRGQPTVKAKWDNKTAMYTGDFIFALALELMTEIEKPMAHKILANTIVEVTVGEIQQIKDKYRTNQNLRDYLRRIKRKTALLIAASCQLGAIAAGVEESVHRRLYKFGYYVGMSFQIIDDVLDFTSTEEELGKPAGSDLLQGNITAPALYAMEKESIRLEIEKVHEHMEQQEIESIIMLIKQSRAIEKSIALSDRYLEKALAVLEELPANRAKKSLRDIAKFIGKRKF; from the coding sequence ATGAAATTAAAAATGATGTATTCATTTTTGAATTCGGATATTAACATAATCGAAAAAAACCTAGAGGCAACCATTCAGGCAGACTCTATTCTTTTGAAAGAAGCTTCTTTGCATACATTAAAAGCGGGCGGAAAAAGAATTCGTCCAATTTTTGTATTACTTGCTGGGAAGTTTGGGAATTACGATATTAATGTTATGAAAAATGTAGCTGTTGCCCTTGAACTTATTCATATGGCCTCTCTCGTTCATGATGATGTAATCGATGATGCGGACCTTAGAAGAGGGCAGCCAACTGTAAAAGCGAAATGGGATAACAAAACAGCTATGTATACAGGAGATTTTATTTTTGCATTAGCTCTCGAGCTAATGACTGAAATTGAGAAACCTATGGCCCATAAAATATTAGCAAATACCATTGTCGAAGTGACTGTTGGCGAGATTCAGCAAATTAAAGATAAGTATCGTACGAACCAAAACCTAAGGGATTATTTACGACGCATTAAGAGAAAGACGGCCCTATTAATTGCTGCGAGCTGCCAGTTGGGAGCCATTGCTGCTGGTGTTGAAGAATCAGTTCATAGAAGGCTGTATAAATTTGGTTATTATGTGGGTATGTCCTTTCAGATTATCGACGATGTATTGGATTTCACTTCAACAGAGGAAGAGCTTGGCAAACCTGCTGGCAGTGATCTATTACAAGGAAATATTACTGCTCCAGCCCTCTATGCAATGGAAAAGGAAAGTATTCGCTTAGAGATTGAAAAGGTACATGAGCATATGGAGCAACAAGAAATCGAATCCATAATAATGCTAATAAAACAATCAAGAGCAATAGAAAAATCTATCGCATTGAGTGACAGGTACTTAGAAAAAGCACTAGCTGTGCTAGAAGAGCTTCCAGCGAATAGAGCGAAGAAGTCTCTTCGTGATATTGCAAAATTTATTGGCAAGCGAAAATTTTAG
- a CDS encoding DUF2768 domain-containing protein, with product MSPGMLKMWISIAGIGLMFLSIITIYLSRFKLKGILRVLTAFLAYFFLIIAGFTLFIVLFT from the coding sequence TTGTCACCAGGTATGCTAAAAATGTGGATATCGATTGCGGGAATAGGACTCATGTTTCTATCTATCATAACAATTTATTTAAGCCGCTTTAAGTTAAAAGGAATTCTTCGGGTTTTGACTGCTTTTCTTGCCTACTTCTTTCTAATCATTGCTGGTTTCACATTGTTTATCGTTCTCTTTACATAA
- a CDS encoding NAD(P)H-dependent glycerol-3-phosphate dehydrogenase encodes MQQNKGPITVVGAGSWGTALAMVLADNGYEVRLWSHNENQVNEINQLHTNKKYLPEVVLPELIIGYASLSNALAEVKMVILAVPTKAIREVIEKIRTVHHSPLTIAHVSKGIEPDSLMRITEMIKEEMPSELLKAVVVLSGPSHAEEVSLRQPTTVTVSSEDMVAAEEVQDIFINNNFRVYTNPDVIGVEIGGALKNIIALAAGITDGLGYGDNAKAALITRGLAEIARLGTKMGANPLTFSGLTGIGDLIVTCTSVHSRNWRAGNLLGRGNTLEEVLKNMGMVVEGVRTTKAAYQLALKYDVNMPITMALYNVLFNGKNAKDAVDVLMARGKTHEMEDLVNIHDEKNIFE; translated from the coding sequence ATGCAGCAAAATAAAGGGCCTATCACTGTTGTCGGTGCTGGAAGCTGGGGAACAGCACTGGCTATGGTTTTGGCGGATAATGGTTATGAAGTTCGATTATGGAGCCATAACGAAAACCAAGTGAATGAAATCAATCAGCTTCATACCAATAAAAAATATTTACCAGAAGTTGTACTGCCTGAGTTAATTATTGGATACGCTTCATTAAGTAATGCCTTGGCAGAAGTGAAAATGGTTATTTTGGCTGTTCCAACGAAAGCGATTCGTGAAGTAATTGAAAAAATACGTACTGTTCACCACTCACCGTTGACAATTGCTCACGTTAGTAAAGGAATAGAGCCGGATTCATTGATGCGTATAACTGAAATGATTAAGGAAGAAATGCCTAGTGAGCTTTTAAAGGCAGTGGTTGTTTTATCAGGACCAAGCCATGCTGAGGAAGTAAGCTTACGCCAGCCAACCACTGTAACAGTTTCTTCAGAAGATATGGTGGCTGCAGAAGAAGTGCAGGATATTTTTATTAACAACAATTTCCGTGTGTATACCAATCCAGATGTTATTGGTGTAGAAATTGGCGGTGCATTAAAAAATATTATTGCCTTAGCTGCAGGTATAACAGATGGACTAGGTTATGGCGACAATGCAAAAGCAGCACTTATCACAAGAGGTTTGGCTGAGATTGCTCGTTTAGGAACGAAAATGGGTGCGAATCCGTTAACCTTTTCAGGATTGACTGGCATAGGAGATTTAATTGTTACATGTACAAGCGTCCATTCAAGGAATTGGAGAGCGGGAAATCTTTTAGGCAGAGGAAATACCCTTGAAGAGGTCCTAAAGAACATGGGCATGGTTGTAGAAGGCGTTAGGACCACCAAAGCAGCCTATCAGCTTGCATTGAAGTACGATGTTAACATGCCGATTACTATGGCCTTATACAATGTCCTGTTCAACGGAAAAAATGCCAAAGATGCTGTTGATGTTTTAATGGCCCGTGGTAAAACACACGAAATGGAAGACTTAGTTAATATTCACGACGAAAAAAATATTTTTGAGTAA
- a CDS encoding heptaprenyl diphosphate synthase component 1 — translation MIKLPDIQQKFTDIKQQVEQRVNHPYLLKYIKVPVIDKDKLLVLLSIMERLELSYNELKNYAMTTMLVQIALDTHEHISNAAVDEKNRQLTVLAGDYYSGLYYKLLAETEDNLMIKELSKGIKEVNEHKISVYRKESREIEELMTSIKRIESSLITRFSKYFKVDLWNEIIANLFFMKRLLREESQFINTGSSPLFERMKEMIFPRNKHNLNEISSEEKRELLFICGQYLDNSKQTILRGMNQLPFLNDMLEDRITSIVDEHMPIAKTLVEEG, via the coding sequence GTGATAAAATTGCCAGACATTCAACAGAAATTTACAGATATTAAACAGCAGGTTGAACAACGGGTAAACCATCCTTACTTGCTTAAATACATTAAAGTTCCAGTAATTGACAAAGATAAACTACTTGTCCTTCTTTCGATTATGGAACGTCTCGAATTGTCTTACAATGAACTTAAAAATTATGCTATGACTACTATGCTTGTACAAATAGCCCTTGATACCCATGAACATATATCAAATGCAGCTGTTGATGAAAAGAATAGACAATTAACTGTTCTAGCAGGTGATTATTACAGTGGCTTATACTATAAGCTCCTAGCTGAAACTGAAGACAATCTCATGATCAAAGAACTCTCTAAAGGTATAAAAGAGGTCAATGAACATAAAATTTCCGTTTATCGGAAAGAATCGCGTGAAATAGAAGAACTGATGACTAGTATAAAAAGAATTGAGAGTAGCCTTATCACGCGGTTTTCTAAGTATTTTAAAGTAGATTTGTGGAACGAGATTATTGCTAATCTGTTTTTTATGAAAAGATTACTTCGAGAAGAAAGCCAATTTATTAATACTGGAAGTTCACCGTTGTTCGAACGTATGAAAGAAATGATTTTTCCGCGTAATAAGCATAATTTAAATGAAATATCCAGTGAAGAAAAGCGGGAGTTACTTTTTATTTGTGGTCAATACCTTGATAATTCAAAACAAACAATTTTAAGAGGGATGAACCAGCTTCCATTTCTTAACGATATGCTTGAGGATCGGATAACATCAATAGTCGATGAACATATGCCAATTGCGAAAACATTAGTGGAAGAAGGGTAA
- the mtrB gene encoding trp RNA-binding attenuation protein MtrB, giving the protein MEKRQSQTSDFVVIKAMENGVNVIGLTRGSDTRFHHSEKLDKGEVLIAQFTEHTSAIKVRGNAKILTHFGEVESDIKK; this is encoded by the coding sequence ATGGAAAAGCGTCAATCGCAAACAAGTGATTTCGTTGTTATAAAAGCTATGGAGAATGGTGTTAATGTAATTGGTTTAACCAGGGGATCAGATACACGTTTCCATCATTCTGAAAAGCTTGATAAAGGGGAAGTATTAATTGCTCAGTTTACCGAGCATACATCTGCAATAAAAGTCAGAGGAAATGCAAAAATACTTACACACTTTGGTGAAGTAGAAAGTGATATTAAGAAGTAA